The window GGTGCGTAAgaacatttattttaatttagctACGTCTAATAGAAATATGGGCTCCATAATTTTTGTCCGATAATTTATTTTGGTAGAAAATATACACATTTATTTGGgaaacactattttatttttcttattgccAATTTGGAAATTTGAATGCAAGCAAGTTCAGTCACTGAATATTCGCCTCTCTAGGACCATGATAACGCTACAACCTTACGCTTAAAACAAAGATGATAAAAAGcttaaatatgaaaatgaaaaaaaaaaaaacttaaacaacaaAGGTGTACGATTTCATTATTTGACAGAGAAAGTCAGACCTAACATTTCTGCTTTTAAGCGATAATATATTGTTAAAACGAATCCGATCATTTTCTCATGGTAGCTTCGAAGAAGACGTATTACTACTAGTCCCCTCCTTAGACGACGGAGCcgaacctcctcctcctccaccatcCGCCGGAGGAACTTGTTGGGAAGATCCGGCGGATGGATCCGACCCGAAAGCTATAGCGGATGGAGATACCGTGTACTGCTGAACCACGGCGCGGTAATTGGCTAGATCGGTGGTGATTACTATCGCTGGTGTATTACGTGAGGCTCCTGATCTTTTACGGCCTGTTTCTTGACTC of the Brassica rapa cultivar Chiifu-401-42 chromosome A03, CAAS_Brap_v3.01, whole genome shotgun sequence genome contains:
- the LOC108871178 gene encoding VQ motif-containing protein 22-like; translated protein: MNSRPSQETGRKRSGASRNTPAIVITTDLANYRAVVQQYTVSPSAIAFGSDPSAGSSQQVPPADGGGGGGSAPSSKEGTSSNTSSSKLP